In Dryobates pubescens isolate bDryPub1 chromosome 15, bDryPub1.pri, whole genome shotgun sequence, the following proteins share a genomic window:
- the MB gene encoding myoglobin, producing MGLSDQEWQQVLTVWGKVESDIAGHGHEVLMRLFKDHPETLDKFEKFKGLKTPDAMKGSEDLKKHGATVLTQLGKILKQKGNHEAELKPLAQTHATKHKIPVKYLEFISEVIIKVLAEKHAADFGADAQAAMKKALELFRNDMASKYKEFGFQG from the exons ATGGGGCTCAGTGACCAGGAATGGCAGCAGGTCCTGACCGTCTGGGGAAAGGTGGAGTCTGACATTGCCGGCCATGGGCACGAAGTTCTAATGAG ACTCTTTAAGGATCACCCTGAGACCCTGGATAAATTTGAAAAGTTCAAAGGCCTGAAGACTCCTGATGCAATGAAGGGTTCTGAAGACCTGAAGAAACATGGAGCTACTGTCCTCACCCAGCTGGGCAAAATCCTGAAGCAGAAGGGTAATCATGAGGCAGAGTTGAAGCCCCTGGCCCAaacccatgcaaccaagcataaAATCCCCGTCAAATATCTGGAG TTCATTTCTGAAGTCATTATCAAGGTCCTTGCTGAAAAACACGCTGCAGACTTTGGGGCTGATGCCCAGGCTGCAATGAAGAAGGCGCTGGAGCTGTTCCGAAATGACATGGCCAGCAAGTACAAGGAGTTCGGTTTCCAGGGTTAG